The Megalops cyprinoides isolate fMegCyp1 chromosome 12, fMegCyp1.pri, whole genome shotgun sequence genome contains a region encoding:
- the clec14a gene encoding C-type lectin domain family 14 member A codes for MDHWICLLGFLRVALCLPSLPYTLHQEKVSFDDALNTCRQEGFLTDMAAKEEMDKIISVTSEIMHSAGTFEFWVGLRKSQSDCVFEDPPLMGFKWTANNSSHSEVNKWLEKPAKTCTSVLCGLLIVEYSGERITNWGWKGTTCKTEHPFICRRIKNETSQCPNPQLFQVREFIPVVDNPYLLEVHCLSSKTFILTCSPTNKEWMLGNRSADLTGLCLTCQAGYTRDEGGNCVDFDECTDKQLCTFGCRNTEGSYICICDTASGYVQDENATSCKKLLASTNTPPSSTHFLPPINSSPQATNGKELPPTPTLGSPTTTIITTTAHVNLEISRGQSSIFIPVLVAVVSLVALGVTVLLFVKCCLGRRSKKISRKERGKSKETVILKDAADCENQKDSV; via the coding sequence ATGGACCACTGGATCTGCCTTCTGGGCTTCTTAAGGGTGGCTTTATGTTTGCCTAGCTTGCCTTACACTCTTCATCAAGAGAAGGTTAGCTTTGATGATGCCCTGAACACCTGTCGACAAGAAGGGTTTCTGACAGATATGGCAGCCAAAGAGGAGATGGACAAGATCATTTCAGTTACATCAGAAATTATGCACTCAGCGGGTACTTTTGAGTTCTGGGTGGGCCTGAGGAAATCCCAATCAGACTGTGTTTTTGAGGATCCTCCATTGATGGGTTTCAAGTGGACAGCAAACAACAGCAGCCATTCGGAGGTCAACAAGTGGCTGGAAAAGCCAGCTAAAACCTGtacatctgtgctgtgtggacTGCTCATTGTGGAATACAGTGGAGAGAGGATAACTAACTGGGGCTGGAAAGGGACCACCTGCAAGACAGAACACCCATTCATTTGTAGAcggataaaaaatgaaacatcacaGTGCCCTAATCCACAACTATTTCAGGTAAGGGAATTCATCCCAGTGGTGGATAATCCTTACCTGCTGGAAGTTCATTGTTTGTCCAGTAAAACATTTATCTTGACTTGTTCTCCAACCAATAAGGAGTGGATGTTGGGGAACAGATCAGCTGACCTGACAGGGCTTTGCCTCACATGCCAAGCAGGGTATACCAGGGACGAAGGGGGAAACTGTGTTGACTTTGATGaatgcacagacaaacagctgtGTACGTTCGGCTGTAGAAACACAGAGGGCTCCTACATATGTATCTGTGATACTGCCAGTGGATATGTGCAGGATGAAAACGCTACCTCATGTAAGAAATTACTGGCATCTACCAACACTCCACCCAGCAGCACTCACTTCCTCCCCCCCATCAATTCGTCTCCCCAGGCCACAAATGGGAAGGAACTtccacccacccccactctAGGGAGcccaaccaccaccatcatcaccaccactgCCCATGTTAACCTGGAAATCTCTAGGGGCCAGTCCAGCATCTTCATACCAgtgctggtggcagtggtgtcATTAGTGGCTTTGGGGGTGACTGTCTTGCTCTTTGTGAAATGTTGCCTCGGAAGGCGGTCAAAGAAAATCTCaaggaaagaaagggggaagTCTAAAGAAACAGTAATCCTGAAAGACGCCGCAGACTGTGAAAACCAGAAGGACTCTGTGTGA
- the sstr1a gene encoding somatostatin receptor type 1 — MVPNNSFKHLGVEDGFYLMNLSANDTHSDSHGSAILISFIYSVVCLVGLCGNSMVIYVIFRYAKMKTATNIYILNLAIADELLMLSVPFLVTSSLLHHWPFGSLLCRLVLSVDAINMFTSIYCLTVLSIDRYIAVVHPIKAARYRRPTIAKMVNLGVWIFSILVIIPIIIFSTTAPNSDGSVACNMQMPEPERQWMAVFVIYAFLMGFLFPVIAICLCYVLIIVKLRVVALKAGWQQRKKSERKITLMVMMVVTVFVICWMPFHIVQLINVFVERHNATISQLAVILGYANSCANPILYGFLSDNFKRSFQRILCLHWMDNATEDPIDYYATALKSRAYSVDEFQPDNMESDSTYRNGTCTSRTTTL, encoded by the coding sequence ATGGTGCCAAACAACTCCTTCAAACACCTGGGCGTAGAGGACGGGTTTTATCTTATGAATTTGTCTGCAAACGACACACACAGCGATTCTCACGGCAGTGCAATCCTCATCTCCTTCATCTACTCCGTGGTATGCTTGGTCGGGTTGTGTGGGAACTCCATGGTAATTTATGTGATCTTCAGGTATGCAAAAATGAAGACGGCGaccaacatttacattttgaactTGGCGATCGCAGATGAGTTACTAATGCTGAGTGTGCCCTTTTTGGTGACTTCGTCGCTTCTTCATCACTGGCCGTTTGGTTCGCTTCTGTGCCGCCTTGTCCTGAGTGTCGATGCTATAAATATGTTTACTAGTATTTATTGCCTTACAGTGCTCAGCATAGACCGTTACATTGCTGTGGTGCACCCCATAAAAGCTGCCAGATACCGAAGACCCACGATAGCAAAGATGGTAAACTTGGGGGTATGGATCTTCTCTATTTTGGTCATTATTCCCATCATAATATTTTCTACTACAGCGCCAAATTCTGACGGTTCCGTCGCCTGCAATATGCAGATGCCCGAACCAGAGCGCCAGTGGATGGCCGTGTTTGTGATCTATGCCTTTCTGATGGGGTTTCTATTCCCCGTAATTGCGATCTGCTTGTGCTACGTTCTCATTATCGTGAAGTTAAGAGTGGTAGCGCTGAAGGCGGGCTGGCAACAGCGCAAGAAGTCCGAAAGAAAGATTACcttgatggtgatgatggtggttaCTGTTTTTGTCATCTGCTGGATGCCCTTTCATATCGTCCAGCTCATCAACGTTTTTGTGGAACGTCACAACGCAACTATCAGTCAACTTGCAGTCATTTTAGGATACGCAAACAGCTGTGCTAATCCTATACTCTACGGGTTCCTCTCGGACAATTTCAAACGGTCGTTCCAAAGGATTTTGTGCCTCCATTGGATGGACAATGCAACAGAGGATCCAATTGATTACTATGCCACTGCTCTGAAAAGTCGTGCGTACAGTGTGGATGAATTTCAACCGGATAATATGGAGTCAGATAGCACTTATAGAAATGGCACTTGTACCTCAAGGACCACGACGTTGTAG